The stretch of DNA ACAATCATAAGTTAAGTGTGACAGAGATGAaaatgttgagatggatgagtggtcatacgtaATTGGATAGaataagaaactaaaatataagagagagagagagagagagagagagagagagagagagttggaaTGTGGAAAAGATGATAGAATCGAGTCTcaagtggtttggacatgtgagaagaataCCAACAGAGCACACAGTTAGCaaggtggatgagatggaagatgaagACCTAGGAAGACCATCCATAAGGTGGTCGAacaagatctacatgtaaatgTCTCTCTGTAGACAAAATACATGATAGAGCTCAACTGCATCTTTTGATCTATGTAGTCGACTCCACCTAATTGGACAAGGTTTCGTTGTCGTTATCGTCAACTTTTTAGTTATAAACTAGTGTATGAACCCGTGCTCACCacgaaaaaatttataaaagtaaaaaaaaattatatgcttcgatatataaaataaaagtacaaaataattattattttaagaaatttataaaattattatcaaaattaaagtttaacCTAAAAAAAGtgagtaataattattttatatttttaaggtaaaataattatacactgatacataatttaaaataaaattaaaatatttacattagaatactatttttttaaagactTCTCTATAAACAATATTGATGGTTGAATTTGCAGACATTCCTACGTGATTCATAAGTAAAACTTTTAAACATCTCTTACTCTTAACTCTTGAAAGTGCCACATATAGTTGGCCATGTGTAAAAATTGGTTTGGACAAGTACAATCCAACATGAGATAAAGTTTGTCCCTAAGACTTATTAATTGTGGGTACCATATTCATTTTTGGAATCAAAGCAATATGACCAACATTGTTACTCGTTAAGATTTCACATTCTATGACGTGATTTTCAAACTTCCTAACTTGTAGCCTTGTACCATTACAAAGACCACTGGATTGGTCAATATTCCTCAGTAACATCACCAGAACACCAaccttgagtattaatttaTGTGGAGGCAAACCAGAGCAATTTATGCTATTTAGTAATTCAGGACCATAGAGATCAGTTGACTCTCCATATTCCCTTCATCCATACAAATGGAATCCGAACTAAGATACAATTTTTCCCCTCCAAGAATGATAGCCATCAGATGGTTGTTGACCTCTTCAACGATGTCTAGTGTGGGAGCCAGTATGGTTCTTGCTTTGAAAAAATCCTTTGAGGACATGTTTtccaaaatatttggataagaaAAATGAACCAACTCATCAAATGCCTGGTCCGAAGAAGGAATAACAATATCTCCAAGAAGACATATCTCAGATTTACCATCCATATTGTCACCTATTAGACCATCACCAACTTTCAATAATCACTCACCAAATTGCTCTGTCTCATCTTGATCTGAAGCAGTCGTCCCTACAGAGAGTctcatattttttgttagtttgagCACCTGACAAAACTTCCAAAGGTAAGACGAATTCACGGTTGAATGTACGATATCTTGTCTCGATCCTCGTGGAATGACAGGAAGAACTTGTCTAAAGTCTGTACCTAGTACAACCACTTTTCCTTCAAAGGGTAAATCTTTGCTATATGTTGGAGAACACCTCATGATATCACCCAAGCATTTATCACGCGCTTCATAGCAGTACCTACTAATCATTGGAGCCTCATCCCAAATTATAAGTTTGGCTTTCAACAGCAACATTACTTGAGGGGAACCAGGTTTGATGTTACATATAGAATCCTCAGTTATATTCAGCGGTATTTTGAACCTTGAGTATGCCGTTCTTCCATTAGGAAGAAATAAATATGCAATACCACTCGAAGCAACGTTTAACACTATATCACCCATTGAGTGAATCTCAGCAGACATAAGGTtccagaaaaatattttttcagtaTCCCCATGACCATACACAAAGAAAAAACCCCCTTCATCACAATACACAGCTGTAACAATTTTAGCGAATGCATATCTCTGCTCAGCTGTTGCGATGGCTAACATATCTGAGGCATTTTTCTTTATATCATCCCTGTTAAAGTTTAGCTCTTTCCTAATAACCCTTTTGGTTAACAAAAAACTATCAACTTCAATTGCTAAATGCATAGGAGGATAGTCTTTTAAGGTTTGACCATAGGAATGTAAGATCTTGTCTATATCCATTAAGCACAACTGCTTAATCTCATCATCTGACATTGTTAACTCTGCATATTATACGATACTGTAAAATTCaatcaaactaaaaataatcaataaagaAGAACTTTTATcattgtaattaataaaaactcACCCCTCATGTTCATCACGGCTCTCTGTCGATACAAAATATCATCTGAGAGTTCATGCCAACATCTATCCCAGACATGTTCTAGTCTTGAGATATTGTTGGATGTTAATAGAATGACAAATAACCTCCTAACATATGATCCTGAGGCCTATGAACTTGCTTCCTTAATTGCATCAATGAATTCTTTGTCATCTTGTAAGAGTCCAAGGGCGAAGCATGCATCTCTATACATAGCATAAATTGTTCCTCCTACTGTTCTTATATCTCGAAAACTCATACATCCTCTTTGAGTATTCAAGAGAAGTCGTTGGTAATATTCTTTAGTATTTGCTGCAAAAAACTTGGTTAAAATCCCACTTTTAAGTTGTTAAATGGATTAAGCTAcgctattttaattattatgtagCTACACATCCGCATAAGAATAATTTtcctaaaaaaatatagaaaaataaaaaattatataatctacAGATTATAACTGTTGAAAGTTATTTGAACATTTATTTTCTAGTATAGATAAATCGAATAAAATGGACGTGGGGTACAGGCtattaagattttaaatttaaatcattaaATAAGTAAGatcaaaattgaatataaactCGTCATTACCTGCAGGTACATGAGTCAACCTTCCAATTGCGAAGCCTTTCTTTCGAGAAAACCATTTTGAAGAATTGTCCTTCCAAACAAACTTGGTTGGAAACTCAGCATAAGTCAGACTTCAAGTATAGGAATATGACATGTTCTCCGCCATCCATCCCAAAAACATGGACTTATGAGATATTGCTCTTTCGACGATATCATTCACATTAGAAGTTTCACCATAAACCACAGGTTGCTCATCCTCCAAATGGAGTGGAAGTATAATCACAAATGGTTTTTTCTCTTGGATTTTGTATCCAAATAGACACCAGACTGCCTCACATGCCAAAATATACCTACAATCGTAGTAATTCCTAATTTCGTCAACAACTTGTGTGGCTTCTGACGGATCACCAACATTGTATAGAGTAGCTGTTACGTGGTCATTACCCTTGTGTACATACTTAAACAGATACTTAATAGAACTTGTTTGGCATGTGTATTCCACATTTATGTGGCACCCAAACTTGAGCAACAATTTTAGATTATACGGAACAATAAACTTATTGTCTAGTACACATTCCCTTTTCTTTATTGTTCGACCGTTATCAGTACGCCTATATTTGGGAAATCTGGCCTCATCAATGAGTGTTCGCTGTCTAAACTCTTTAGGATAGAACTTTGAACAGGATCCATTCTTCATGCAAGGTGAATTTTTGTTGTACGGACCACATGGACCATGTACCATATAATTTTGAACAGCTCCATGTAGATTTGGCCTTTTATTTTCATCAGAAATCTTAGATgttatatgtttgtctatgtcaTCCGGTGTTTATGGCTTGAACTCGTTACTCATGAATAAAATGATATGTGCATGCGGAAGCCCTCTCTTTTGAAACTCTACAGTGCAAACGtctgaaaattgaaaaagacaaatgagcaaagcattacaacataagattttaaaaaagcGTTGCATAAACGTAGACTTACATCCCAAAATTTTGCCAAAGATTTTTCCCTCTTTTAGGTCATCAATCAAACCATCAAGTTTGATCTTGAAAACTCGACACAATATATCAGGACGGTTTTCTGCCTTCAATCCAATGGAACTCACttctctttttatcttatccCATTTAGGGTTACAGGTCATGGTGATAAAATAGCTATGGTATCTTGCATATCTGTAAATTGTAAATGCATCTTTACAATTATTCATCATATACCTAGGTCCACCGGTAAAAATACTGGGAAGAATGATTCTTTTGCCAAGCCTTGCAGCATCTACATCCCCGTTTATAAGACTTTCATGCAGATTTTGTATTTATCAACCCTCAACTGTGGTTGTTTACACCTAAAGAATGTTAACCTCTCTGATTCCACCATTGTGTAGGCATCTACCAGAAACGGTTGGAATAAtctctttgatttcaaaattaatGGAGATTCACCCGTCCTTTTCTGTAGTTAAAAAGCAAAGAATTGTCGCAAAGtgattgttttgtttttctttgtaggCCTAGTGGAGATAGAATCTAATGTTGCAATACCCAAACGAAATCCATCCTCCCCATACGGAAATAATAATGGATATTGCAAGGCTAAATAAGATGGATGAAAAATATCAATCTGCTTGAGCTTTCTAGATTGACTCTCTATAAtaatatctctatctttgctAAGTTGTTCGACATCGCCATCAATCAATGTAGCCACTTCAGATGCaaatggcaagttgtatgtcctgccatctgtagtccttttacTAATCAACTTAAGCTTTATGTTTGTGCAATTTTCCTGTTGGTACGAAAACTCTTTGACAAACTATTATATTTGTCTAGCATGTTTCTTAATATTGCCACAATTTTTCTATCCTTCTCATTTATAGCTTCATTAGAactgcaaaaaaaaatttatgttattttctctcacagataagaaataactaaaaaaattgactGGTTGCATGAAAATTACCAAAGTGTGCCTATTCGATTATCAATCTCATTTTCTGTGTCATAGATATATAGTTAGGCAAATGTTGGTTGCAAACTATCAGGAGGAAGTAAGCTACCAATGCTATGGTAGTTTTGACCCCCAAGCTTAAAAATTGGAGGGCAGTCCCATTGTTCATCCCCACAGTCAATTTTTTTAGCCAttgatgtaaaataaaatattgaattaaaCGTCCTTATATTTTTTAGGAAATGAATACTTCTTTGATCTCCTCCAGTATGAAGCTGAATGAGCTCATCAGGAGGCATAGAAAGTAGAGGAAGCTCGATCTTTTCTTCCATACAACATAATGAAAACTTTGGTTGGGGCGACTGTTTGGATTTAGCAATCCTTTCTCCAGACCACATTCATGTTTTACAGTGTTGACATTGATAAATAGGATTTCCTATATCCCAGACATCTACCGAATGAACTCTCTTTAGATACTCAGTTGTCATATCAATGCAATTTAGTCCATGATGTACACAAAGATGCAAATAAATATACagataaaatttttacataCCGTCTAAGGTTTCTGAGGATGGTATAAAATTATCTTCCATATCCATATCCAACATTGAATCATCATAACCATTCAAAactacaataaataaaaattataaaaaatgcaAACATATATGTTGATGTATTACTAATAATTCATATCTCTTGCAAACTACAAACTTAAATTCTTGATATAATGAGAAATTACCTTCATCATCAACAAAAGGGTCAACATTTTGGCCACTTTGTGTGTCACCACTTGATGGGTGCCTCTTAACATTCGATAAATTTACATCTTCATAAAGTTGTGCCAAATTAATAGCCACCGAAGCAACAACAGAGGAAGATTGTCTTTTTTGCACCCCAATTATAGTAGAACTTCTTTACAAAAAGTtcaattttattcaattaaacGTTAGACACTAtaggaaagaaaagaatataataatgatgatcatcTTTTCTAAATTACCTTTCTGTTAGGCATGATCTATGGGAACCGCAGTGTGATGGAAGCTGATTTTGCGAAACGACTTCCGTTAGATTATTGGCGGGTCCTTTTACACTGGAGTATGCTAGAATTGTAATAAATCTATGTTATATAAATGATTTCCgataaagtatactttttgttaaatattgGTGTATGAATCATTTGGCAATCATTAATTATACATACTATTTGTTAACACGGACAGTGGAGTTCTTGTCAATGAGGGATCCGTCCGTAGAGTTAAAGATTTAGATCTTATCTCTGATGTAGAAGGTCTTATCTCTGTCAATTAGGAGGAGTATTTTCCTGTCCAATTCCATGCGAGGCACAGTGTATACCATACATAGATAGTTGCTTCCCTATGAATTAGTAATGAGaaatatatagaaaattttagtcattaaactgatataaattaaatttagataaatatGAGTCAATTACAGTAAGAAAAATGTCATCTTTATCTTCACTggattgtaatgagaatattaGATGAGGTATCAGTTTCTCGACACACTATTTTTTGACTTGTAGTAATATGATACACATTTTTATGAACgttaaaatttgtattattgTTGTTCTTCGACACTGTTAtgtcaagaaaaataaatgaaacacaaataataattattcaattaactaatttcgtatttgattttatataattttagtaGTATACTTTCgtagttaaaaattttttatattggtttagttttattgaattattttttaaattattaaactaaatcaaTGAGTATCTATatcatattatttaaaatatacccagtcatataaaaataaatactattcaatttaaataataaataaaatactaaatttaaatataattttaaaattttaagttatttaaatCGAGTTAAATAGATCTACACAAAAGTACATGAAGATTTGAAGATTGCatagtttttatgtaatttatagcttactaaatatgaatttaaaaaaaaattataaagatgaATAGTTATTTACAGTTTTTCaatcactaaattaaaatatttaaaaaattatgtatagtACAAACTACTTCGCTAATATTCTCAACAATGATGATAGTTTAAACTGTatttctcataaaaaaatagaaattaaaaaagtttCACAAGAACACTTAccagaagcacaaaaaaaagcaGACTCATTATCATCaagtcttttttgtttttttgccaAAATTATCCTTCGTCTTAACCTTGCAGTCTTGGATTGTGTGATTAAAGTGAGTTACATTATCGTTGTTAAATCACTTATCTACAATGTACTTCTCCTACAACAATGAGCTAcgaatacaaatttttaaattttaatacttatcttaaaattaaattttaaatatctatTAACTTACAATACTGattatttattgattaatttatGAGGTAtcatttttaacttaaaaaataaaaaacttaatttttaaatatgtaaaaatatatatacagtgacttttaattcataaattaataatctaattaaaaagagtatatatataaactaaatcaatttaaatataGCTGTGTTAagtaaactaatttttatattatatattattaaataattaattaaaaatatacacTCATGcacaacaattttaaaattaNNNNNNNNNNNNNNNNNNNNNNNNNNNNNNNNNNNNNNNNNNNNNNNNNNNNNNNNNNNNNNNNNNNNNNNNNNNNNNNNNNNNNNNNNNNNNNNNNNNNNNNNNNNNNNNNNNNNNNNNNNNNNNNNNNNNNNNNNNNNNNNNNNNNNNNNNNNNNNNNNNNNNNNNNNNNNNNNNNNNNNNNNNNNNNNNNNNNNNNNNNNNNNNNNNNNNNNNNNNNNNNNNNNNNNNNNNNNNNNNNNNNNNNNNNNNNNNNNNNNNNNNNNNNNNNNNNNNNNNNNNNNNNNNNNNNNNNNNNNNNNNNNNNNNNNNNNNNNNNNNNNNNNNNNNNNNNNNNNNNNNNNNNNNNNNNNNNNNNNNNNNNNNNNNNNNNNNNNNNNNNNNNNNNNNNNNNNNNNNNNNNNNNNNNNNNNNNNNNNNNNNNNNNNNNNNNNNNNNNNNNNNNNNNNNNNNNNNNNNNNNNNNNNNNNNNNNNNNNNNNNNNNNNNNNNNNNNNNNNNNNNNNNNNNNNNNNNNNNNNNNNNNNNNNNNNNNNNNNNNNNNNNNNNNNNNNNNNNNNNNNNNNNNNNNNNNNNNNNNNNNNNNNNNNNNNNNNNNNNNNNNNNNNNNNNNNNNNNNNNNNNNNNNNNNNNNNNNNNNNNNNNNNNNNNNNNNNNNNNNNNNNNNNNNNNNNNNNNNNNNNNNNNNNNNNNNNNNNNNNNNNNNNNNNNNNNNNNNNNNNNNNNNNNNNNNNNNNNNNNNNNNNNNNNNNNNNNNNNNNNNNNNNNNNNNNNNNNNNNNNNNNNNNNNNNNNNNNNNNNNNNNNNNNNNNNNNNNNNNNNNNNNNNNNNNNNNNNNNNNNNNNNNNNNNNNNNNNNNNNNNNNNNNNNNNNNNNNNNNNNNNNNNNNNNNNNNNNNNNNNNNNNNNNNNNNNNNNNNNNNNNNNNNNNNNNNNNNNNNNNNNNNNNNNNNNNNNNNNNNNNNNNNNNNNNNNNNNNNNNNNNNNNNNNNNNNNNNNNNNNNNNNNNNNNNNNNNNNNNNNNNNNNNNNNNNNNNNNNNNNNNNNNNNNNNNNNNNNNNNNNNNNNNNNNNNNNNNNNNNNNNNNNNNNNNNNNNNNNNNNNNNNNNNNNNNNNNNNNNNNNNNNNNNNNNNNNNNNNNNNNNNNNNNNNNNNNNNNNNNNNNNNNNNNNNNNNNNNNNNNNNNNNNNNNNNNNNNNNNNNNNNNNNNNNNNNNNNNNNNNNNNNNNNNNNNNNNNNNNNNNNNNNNNNNNNNNNNNNNNNNNNNNNNNNNNNNNNNNNNNNNNNNNNNNNNNNNNNNNNNNNNNNNNNNNNNNNNNNNNNNNNNNNNNNNNNNNNNNNNNNNNNNNNNNNNNNNNNNNNNNNNNNNNNNNNNNNNNNNNNNNNNNNNNNNNNNNNNNNNNNNNNNNNNNNNNNNNNNNNNNNNNNNNNNNNNNNNNNNNNNNNNNNNNNNNNNNNNNNNNNNNNNNNNNNNNNNNNNNNNNNNNNNNNNNNNNNNNNNNNNNNNNNNNNNNNNNNNNNNNNNNNNNNNNNNNNNNNNNNNNNNNNNNNNNNNNNNNNNNNNNNNNNNNNNNNNNNNNNNNNNNNNNNNNNNNNNNNNNNNNNNNNNNNNNNNNNNNNNNNNNNNNNNNNNNNNNNNNNNNNNNNNNNNNNNNNNNNNNNNNNNNNNNNNNNNNNNNNNNNNNNNNNNNNNNNNNNNNNNNNNNNNNNNNNgaattgaatagaagaacaatagtaattgcattaatactcgagggacagtagagctccacaccttaatctatggtgtgtagaaactccaccattgaaaatacataagaacaaaagtgatcattggcttcggccccagagagggaaccagaagaaccaagatctgatctaagatctaaagtgatcaaaagattcaaaagatcaaaagatgaaaacacaatagcaaaaggtcctacttatagagaactagtagcttaaggtttacaaagatgagtaaattacataaaaatccacttccgggcccacttggtgtgtgcttgggctgagcattgaagtattttcatgtagagacttctcttggagttaaacgccagcttttgtgccagtttgggcgtttaactcccattcttgtgctagttccggcgtttaacgccgggcagttttgagctgatttggaacgccggtttgggctatcaaatctcgagcaaagtatggactattatatattgctggaaagcccaggatgtctactttccaacgccgttgagagcgcaccaattggtcttctgtagctccagaaaatttgcttcgagtacagggaggtcagaatccaacagcatgtgcagtccttttcagcctctgaatcagatttttgctcaagtccctcaatttcagccagaaaatacctgtctatcctttgaaattcagaatgattggcttctataggaactcagaattcagatagtgttattgattctcctagctaagtatgatgattcttgaacacagctactttatgagtcttggccgtggcccaaagcactctgtcttcctgtattaccaccggatacatacatgccacaaacacataattgggtgaaccttttcagattgtgactcagctttgctagagtccccaattagaggtgtccagggttcttaagcacactctttttgctttggatcacaactttattattttttttctctctcttttttcgtttttctctttcctttcttttttttcttttttttatattcactgctttttcttgcttcaagaatcatttttatgatttttcagatcctcagtaacatgtctcctttttcatcattctttcaagagccaacattcatgaaNNNNNNNNNNNNNNNNNNNNNNNNNNNNNNNNNNNNNNNNNNNNNNNNNNNNNNNNNNNNNNNNNNNNNNNNNNNNNNNNNNNNNNNNNNNNNNNNNNNNNNNNNNNNNNNNNNNNNNNNNNNNNNNNNNNNNNNNNNNNNNNNNNNNNNNNNNNNNNNNNNNNNNNNNNNNNNNNNNNNNNNaggtgatggattcataggacattcataactttaaggcatagacactaagacactaatgatcataagacacaaacatagataaacataagcatgatttttcgaaaaacaggaaaataaggaacaaggagattaaagaacgggtccaccttagtgatagcGGCTTGTtattcctcttgaagatcttatggagtgcttgagctcctcaatgtctcttccttgcctttgttgctcctctctcatgattctttgatcttctctaatttcatggaggagaatggaatgttcttggtgctccacccttagttgtcccatgttggaactcaattctcatagagaggtgttcagttgctcccaatagttttgtggaggaaagtgcatcccttgaggaatctcagggatttcatgatgaaagggatctcttgtttgctccattcttttcttagtgatgggcttgtcctcatcaatggggatgtctccctctatgtcaattccaactgaataacagaggtgacaaatgagatgaggaaaggctaaccttgccaaggtagaggacttgtctgccaccttataaagttcttgggctataacctcataaacttctacttcctctccaatcatgatactatgaatcatgatagcccggtctatagtaacttcggaccggttgctagtgggaatgattgagcgttggataaactccaaccatcccctagccacgggcttgagg from Arachis duranensis cultivar V14167 chromosome 4, aradu.V14167.gnm2.J7QH, whole genome shotgun sequence encodes:
- the LOC107484879 gene encoding uncharacterized protein LOC107484879, with product MSDDEIKQLCLMDIDKILHSYGQTLKDYPPMHLAIEVDSFLLTKRVIRKELNFNRDDIKKNASDMLAIATAEQRYAFAKIVTAVYCDEGGFFFVYGHGDTEKIFFWNLMSAEIHSMGDIVLNVASSGIAYLFLPNGRTAYSRFKIPLNITEDSICNIKPGSPQVMLLLKAKLIIWDEAPMISRYCYEARDKCLGDIMRCSPTYSKDLPFEGKVVVLGTDFRQVLPVIPRGSRQDIVHSTVNSSYLWKFCDNMDGKSEICLLGDIVIPSSDQAFDELVHFSYPNILENMSSKDFFKARTILAPTLDIVEEVNNHLMAIILGGEKLYLSSDSICMDEGNMESQLISMVLNY